A window from Microbacterium ginsengiterrae encodes these proteins:
- a CDS encoding helix-turn-helix domain-containing protein: MSTKLMPASSARAIIPSPETAPRRKRADALRNTETILEAAKAVFAESGVDAPMRDIAARAGVGVGTVYRNYAVRSDLIIAVFRSEVDATAAEGRRIAEDNEPADALRLWAARFARFIATKRGLADALHSGDPAYQTLPAYFLGTLAPQLQSILDAGARAGTIRDDVRAEDVLHALSRLADGAEVGPGNGAGRMADVFLDGLILTTTT; encoded by the coding sequence GTGTCCACGAAGTTGATGCCGGCGTCGAGTGCGCGGGCGATCATCCCGTCCCCGGAGACCGCGCCTCGACGCAAGCGGGCGGATGCTCTCCGGAACACGGAGACCATCCTCGAGGCGGCGAAGGCGGTCTTCGCCGAGTCCGGCGTCGACGCCCCCATGCGAGACATCGCGGCGCGCGCCGGAGTGGGTGTCGGAACCGTCTACCGCAACTACGCGGTGCGATCGGACCTCATCATCGCGGTGTTCCGCAGCGAGGTGGATGCCACGGCCGCGGAAGGTCGCAGGATCGCGGAGGACAATGAGCCCGCGGACGCCCTTCGCCTGTGGGCCGCACGGTTCGCGCGCTTCATCGCGACCAAGCGCGGGCTCGCCGACGCCCTGCACTCCGGCGATCCGGCGTATCAGACCCTGCCGGCGTACTTCCTCGGCACCCTCGCACCGCAGCTGCAGAGCATCCTGGATGCCGGAGCGCGCGCGGGGACGATCCGGGACGATGTCCGGGCCGAAGACGTGCTTCATGCGCTGAGCAGGCTCGCCGATGGCGCGGAGGTCGGACCGGGGAACGGCGCAGGCCGGATGGCCGACGTGTTTCTCGACGGGCTGATCCTGACGACCACGACGTGA
- the leuD gene encoding 3-isopropylmalate dehydratase small subunit, protein MEKFTTHTGIAAPLKRSNVDTDQIIPAVFLKRVTKTGFDDALFHAWRQDPDFVLNQEPFQGASVLVAGPDFGTGSSREHAVWALRDFGFAVVLSPRFADIFRGNAGKQGLLAATISEDDLERIWAAIDADPGAKITVDLEARTATIGDFQASIGVDDYTRWRLLEGLDDIGLTLRNEDKIAQFEARRESWRPRTLPVR, encoded by the coding sequence ATGGAGAAGTTCACCACGCACACCGGCATCGCCGCCCCGCTGAAGCGCTCGAACGTCGACACCGACCAGATCATCCCCGCGGTGTTCCTCAAGCGCGTCACGAAGACCGGTTTCGACGACGCGCTGTTCCACGCCTGGCGTCAGGACCCCGACTTCGTCCTCAACCAGGAGCCCTTCCAGGGCGCATCCGTTCTCGTCGCCGGCCCTGACTTCGGCACCGGATCGAGCCGCGAGCACGCGGTCTGGGCGCTGCGCGACTTCGGCTTCGCTGTCGTGCTGAGCCCGCGTTTCGCCGACATCTTCCGTGGCAACGCCGGCAAGCAGGGTCTGCTCGCCGCGACGATCTCCGAGGACGACCTGGAGCGCATCTGGGCGGCCATCGACGCCGATCCCGGCGCGAAGATCACGGTGGACCTCGAGGCTCGGACGGCGACGATCGGCGATTTCCAGGCCTCCATCGGCGTCGACGATTACACTAGATGGCGGCTCCTCGAAGGGCTCGATGACATCGGGCTCACCCTGCGCAACGAAGACAAGATCGCGCAGTTCGAGGCCCGCCGCGAGTCGTGGCGGCCACGTACGCTCCCTGTCCGCTGA
- a CDS encoding GNAT family N-acetyltransferase — protein sequence MSARLLPAPTARLRFREMDVDDLDDVAALWGDPEVMTYYPSTRTREEAGEWIARMQDRYERDGHGLWIIETHDGRFVGDCGITWQSYNDTPVREVGYHVVRSLHGRGYATEAAAACVELVRSTWAPTLLTAIIHPDNTASRRVAEHLGMSHIADDHAHPWIVRTVMGMTVEEPPQTAS from the coding sequence GTGAGCGCGCGCCTGCTCCCCGCTCCCACCGCCCGCCTGCGCTTCCGCGAGATGGATGTGGACGACCTCGACGACGTCGCGGCACTGTGGGGCGATCCCGAGGTGATGACGTACTACCCGTCCACGAGGACGCGTGAGGAGGCCGGGGAATGGATCGCCCGGATGCAGGACCGCTACGAGCGCGACGGACACGGCCTGTGGATCATCGAGACCCATGACGGCCGATTCGTCGGGGACTGCGGCATCACCTGGCAGTCGTACAACGACACCCCGGTCCGCGAGGTGGGCTATCACGTGGTTCGGAGCCTGCACGGACGAGGCTACGCGACAGAGGCGGCTGCGGCGTGCGTCGAACTCGTGCGTTCAACGTGGGCGCCCACGCTTCTCACGGCGATCATCCATCCTGACAACACCGCGTCGCGCCGGGTCGCCGAACACCTCGGAATGAGCCACATCGCCGACGACCACGCGCACCCGTGGATCGTCCGCACGGTGATGGGGATGACGGTCGAGGAGCCTCCTCAGACGGCGAGCTGA
- a CDS encoding MBL fold metallo-hydrolase has product MRLTKHEHATLRLDESGDTLIIDPGTFTTPLDALTGVVGVVLTHEHPDHWTPEQLDRILRDAPGIPIFAPAGVAAATDDHEITVVSPGDAVTAGRFTMRFFGGDHAVIHSSLPRVQNVGVLVNDQLYYPGDSYAVPEGVEVDTLAAPLGAPWLKIGEAMDFVLAVRPRRAFGVHDMTLSVIGRNMHRQRLQWATEQHGGEFFELDPGDTLDL; this is encoded by the coding sequence ATGCGTCTGACGAAACATGAACACGCCACGCTCCGGCTCGACGAGAGCGGCGACACGCTGATCATCGACCCCGGCACGTTCACCACCCCCTTGGACGCCCTCACCGGCGTGGTGGGTGTCGTCCTCACCCACGAGCACCCCGACCATTGGACGCCGGAGCAGCTCGACCGCATCCTGCGCGATGCACCGGGCATCCCGATCTTCGCGCCGGCGGGCGTCGCGGCGGCGACGGACGATCATGAGATCACCGTCGTCTCCCCCGGTGACGCCGTGACCGCCGGCCGGTTCACGATGCGCTTCTTCGGCGGCGACCACGCCGTCATCCACTCCTCACTCCCCCGCGTGCAGAACGTCGGCGTGCTCGTCAACGACCAGCTCTACTACCCGGGCGATTCCTACGCGGTCCCGGAGGGTGTCGAGGTCGACACGCTCGCGGCCCCGCTCGGTGCGCCGTGGCTCAAGATCGGAGAGGCGATGGACTTCGTCCTCGCCGTCCGCCCGCGGAGGGCCTTCGGCGTCCACGACATGACCCTCTCCGTGATCGGCCGCAACATGCATCGTCAGCGGCTCCAGTGGGCGACGGAGCAGCACGGCGGCGAGTTCTTCGAGCTCGACCCCGGCGACACCCTCGACCTGTGA
- the leuC gene encoding 3-isopropylmalate dehydratase large subunit encodes MTQDVSPAPVSRPRTLAEKVWDDHLVLKGENGEPDLIYIDLHLVHEVTSPQAFDGLRTEGRPLRRVDLTIATEDHNTPTLEIDKPIADLTSRTQIETLRRNAEEFGVRIHSLGDAEQGIVHVVGPQLGLTMPGITVVCGDSHTSTHGAFGAMAFGIGTSEVEHVMATQTLPLKPFKTMAITVDGELKPGVTAKDIILAVIAKIGTGGGQGYVLEFRGSAIRSLSMEGRMTICNMSIEAGARAGMVAPDETTFAYVKDKPHAPQGQDWEDAVAYWRTLPTDEGAVFDAEVFIDADELEPFVTWGTNPGQGSSLSSTVPNPADIADPNERAAAERALEYMDLTPGVPLKDVPVDAVFMGSCTNSRIEDLRAFASIIRGRTKAEGVRVMVVPGSARVRLEAEAEGIDQIVKDFGAEWRFAGCSMCLGMNPDQLAPGERCASTSNRNFEGRQGKGGRTHLVSPLVAAATAVRGTLSSPSDLAPIEELVGA; translated from the coding sequence ATGACACAAGATGTTTCCCCCGCTCCCGTGAGCCGTCCGCGCACTCTCGCCGAGAAGGTGTGGGACGACCACCTCGTCCTCAAGGGCGAGAACGGCGAGCCCGATCTCATCTACATCGACCTGCACCTCGTGCACGAGGTCACCAGCCCTCAGGCCTTCGACGGCCTCCGCACCGAAGGGCGACCGCTGCGGCGCGTCGACCTGACGATCGCGACAGAGGACCACAACACGCCCACCCTCGAGATCGACAAGCCGATCGCCGACCTCACCAGCCGCACGCAGATCGAGACCCTGCGCCGCAACGCGGAGGAGTTCGGCGTCCGGATCCACTCGCTCGGCGACGCCGAGCAGGGCATCGTGCACGTCGTGGGTCCGCAGCTGGGCCTGACGATGCCGGGGATCACGGTGGTGTGCGGCGATTCGCACACCTCGACACACGGTGCGTTCGGTGCGATGGCCTTCGGCATCGGCACCAGCGAGGTCGAGCACGTCATGGCGACGCAGACACTGCCGCTGAAGCCCTTCAAGACGATGGCGATCACGGTCGACGGCGAACTCAAGCCGGGCGTGACGGCCAAGGACATCATCCTCGCGGTCATCGCGAAGATCGGCACCGGCGGCGGGCAGGGCTACGTGCTCGAGTTCCGCGGCAGCGCGATCCGTTCGCTGTCGATGGAGGGCCGGATGACGATCTGCAACATGTCGATCGAGGCGGGTGCGCGCGCCGGCATGGTCGCCCCGGACGAGACCACGTTCGCCTATGTCAAGGACAAGCCCCACGCTCCGCAGGGGCAGGACTGGGAGGACGCGGTCGCGTACTGGCGTACCCTGCCCACCGACGAGGGCGCGGTGTTCGACGCCGAGGTGTTCATCGACGCCGACGAGCTCGAACCGTTCGTCACATGGGGGACGAACCCCGGCCAGGGCAGTTCGTTGTCCTCGACGGTGCCGAACCCCGCCGACATCGCCGACCCGAACGAGCGCGCCGCCGCCGAGCGTGCGCTCGAGTACATGGATCTGACCCCTGGTGTCCCGCTCAAGGACGTCCCTGTGGATGCCGTCTTCATGGGTTCGTGCACGAACAGCCGGATCGAGGATCTGCGGGCGTTCGCGTCGATCATCCGCGGACGCACCAAGGCGGAGGGCGTGCGGGTCATGGTCGTCCCCGGCTCGGCGCGGGTGCGACTCGAGGCGGAGGCCGAGGGGATCGACCAGATCGTCAAGGACTTCGGCGCCGAATGGCGTTTCGCCGGCTGTTCGATGTGCCTGGGGATGAACCCCGATCAGCTCGCCCCGGGTGAGCGCTGCGCATCGACGTCCAACCGCAACTTCGAAGGACGACAGGGCAAGGGCGGACGCACGCACCTCGTCTCGCCGCTCGTCGCCGCCGCGACCGCGGTACGCGGAACACTGTCCAGCCCGAGTGATCTGGCACCGATCGAGGAACTGGTGGGAGCCTGA
- a CDS encoding aldo/keto reductase, with protein sequence MIARALDAGINFVDTADAYGDSEEILGRALKGRRDDVILASKFARPIGDDPNHRGGSRRWIISAVENSLRRLQTDHLDLYQVHRPDPDTDIEETLSALTDLVRSGKVRAIGTSDMPASDIVEAQWVAERRGLERFRTEQPHYSLLDRSIEREVLPVAQRYGMGTVIWSPLASGMLTGRVRRGQESDLRRVTRFAALRDERRIDAVEKFIPLAAEAGMPLTHLALAFVIAHPGVTAALIGPRTPAQLDDLLAAAEVHLSDDLLDRIDAIVPPGTGVGRMDQEYDTPPIESAVLRRRPAEERSAA encoded by the coding sequence ATGATCGCCCGCGCACTCGACGCCGGCATCAACTTCGTGGACACGGCCGACGCATACGGCGACTCGGAGGAGATCCTCGGTCGGGCCCTGAAGGGACGGCGCGACGACGTGATCCTCGCATCCAAGTTCGCCCGCCCGATCGGTGACGACCCGAACCACCGCGGCGGCTCGCGCCGCTGGATCATCTCCGCCGTCGAGAACTCGCTGCGTCGGCTGCAGACCGACCACCTCGACCTCTATCAGGTGCACCGCCCCGATCCGGACACCGACATCGAGGAGACGCTGTCCGCGCTCACGGACCTCGTGCGCAGCGGGAAGGTGCGGGCGATCGGCACGTCCGACATGCCCGCCTCCGACATCGTCGAGGCGCAGTGGGTCGCAGAGCGCCGCGGGCTGGAACGGTTCCGGACGGAGCAGCCGCACTATTCGCTGCTGGACCGCTCGATCGAGCGCGAGGTGCTTCCCGTCGCACAGCGGTACGGGATGGGCACGGTCATCTGGAGCCCGCTCGCCAGTGGGATGCTCACCGGCCGCGTCCGACGCGGCCAGGAATCCGATCTTCGCCGCGTCACCCGGTTCGCCGCCCTCCGCGACGAGCGACGGATCGACGCCGTCGAGAAGTTCATCCCGCTGGCCGCCGAGGCCGGCATGCCGCTCACACACCTCGCACTGGCTTTCGTGATCGCCCACCCCGGTGTAACGGCCGCACTCATCGGGCCGCGTACCCCTGCCCAGTTGGACGATCTCCTCGCGGCGGCAGAGGTCCACCTCTCCGACGACCTGCTGGATCGCATCGACGCCATCGTTCCGCCGGGGACCGGTGTCGGTCGCATGGACCAGGAGTACGACACCCCGCCGATCGAATCCGCCGTGCTGCGCCGCCGTCCCGCCGAGGAGCGGTCGGCGGCCTGA
- a CDS encoding ArsR/SmtB family transcription factor, protein MEDIGAITAVHHPVRRRIVDHLGLYGASQVGRLARALDQQVGSISHHLRMLERAGLVERADDPTGDKRTSWWRSSGRSLSWSVADFADSPADAVLARSAERANISTHVGRLSAWHREGARDPEWNRAAFSTDTLTWASAQELAALSEALNATIDRWRRSIDVEDGTQRRPVFVFAHGFPTTP, encoded by the coding sequence ATGGAAGACATCGGGGCGATCACCGCCGTCCACCACCCGGTACGGCGTCGCATCGTCGACCACCTGGGCCTGTACGGAGCGAGCCAGGTCGGCCGCCTTGCGCGCGCACTCGACCAGCAGGTCGGCAGCATCAGTCACCATCTGCGGATGCTCGAGCGTGCAGGGCTGGTGGAACGCGCCGACGACCCCACCGGTGACAAGCGCACGAGCTGGTGGCGGTCCTCGGGGCGGAGCCTGAGCTGGTCGGTGGCGGACTTCGCGGATTCACCGGCCGACGCCGTGCTCGCCCGCAGCGCGGAACGGGCGAACATCTCCACCCATGTCGGACGGCTGTCCGCCTGGCACCGAGAGGGCGCGCGGGATCCCGAGTGGAATCGTGCCGCTTTCAGCACCGACACTCTCACGTGGGCGTCAGCGCAGGAACTCGCAGCGCTCTCCGAGGCGCTCAACGCCACGATCGACCGGTGGCGGCGCTCCATCGATGTTGAGGACGGCACGCAGCGGCGTCCCGTGTTCGTGTTCGCCCACGGATTCCCGACGACACCATGA
- a CDS encoding RNA polymerase sigma factor, with product MSERSEDQDLAARAAAGDESAFRRIYSAHVRPVYWIAHGILRSPTDAEDVTQETFVTAWRKLPGLELAGESLLPWLATICRFHAANRMRRRRRDEAHTTDAVGEDVPDTVDVEEQIITGALADRIADEIGTLGALDREILRLCAVEGYAYRAAADELGVTTAVVRNRLSRVRTQLRDAVQEARDA from the coding sequence ATGTCCGAGCGATCTGAGGACCAGGACCTCGCGGCGCGCGCCGCGGCAGGCGATGAGAGCGCCTTTCGCCGCATCTACAGCGCCCACGTGCGCCCGGTCTACTGGATCGCTCACGGGATCCTCCGCTCCCCCACGGATGCCGAGGACGTGACCCAGGAGACGTTCGTGACCGCGTGGCGGAAACTGCCCGGCCTCGAACTCGCCGGGGAATCGCTTCTGCCGTGGCTGGCGACGATCTGCCGGTTCCACGCAGCCAACCGGATGCGCCGCCGCAGACGCGACGAGGCGCACACCACGGATGCCGTCGGCGAGGACGTACCGGACACGGTCGACGTGGAGGAGCAGATCATCACGGGAGCCCTCGCTGACCGGATCGCCGACGAGATCGGCACCCTGGGCGCGCTCGACCGGGAGATCCTCCGGCTCTGCGCCGTCGAGGGCTACGCCTATCGAGCAGCGGCCGACGAGCTCGGGGTGACCACCGCCGTCGTTCGGAACCGTCTCTCACGGGTGCGCACGCAGTTGCGTGACGCCGTCCAGGAAGCGAGAGACGCATGA
- a CDS encoding linear amide C-N hydrolase, whose protein sequence is MCTRVVWPDADGSVIVGRNMDFHMDLLTNLWKLPRGIERSDGANNTLTWKAKYGSVVATAFDLIATDGMNEEGFAGHILWLAESDYGKPDADAVQLSQAIWLQYYLDNFATVAEAVEWTESSQVQIAQLFDPTGHLVPTLHLAIDDATGDSAIIEYTDGKPKVYHGREYQVMTNSPTFDKQLELVKEIDGLGGDKPLPGSTLASDRFARASYYVARQVQPKTQIDAIAAMFSIIRNAAQPFRTPEPGKPDASQTIWQVVLDLTNKRYAFESTTRPNIVWVDFDELGFEEGTKVQKLNLLGRLALEGGLAGNVSAEFTDESKLIGGLRAAGVDALEWVAREQDEFAAVKKAVQRLVGHKKKAE, encoded by the coding sequence ATGTGCACACGAGTTGTATGGCCCGACGCCGATGGATCGGTCATCGTAGGCCGGAACATGGACTTCCACATGGACCTGCTGACCAACCTCTGGAAGCTGCCGCGAGGTATCGAGCGGTCGGACGGGGCGAACAACACGCTCACCTGGAAGGCGAAGTACGGCAGCGTCGTGGCGACCGCCTTCGACCTGATCGCCACCGACGGCATGAACGAAGAGGGCTTCGCCGGACACATCCTGTGGCTCGCCGAGTCTGACTACGGCAAGCCCGATGCCGACGCCGTTCAGCTGAGCCAGGCCATCTGGCTGCAGTACTACCTGGACAACTTCGCCACCGTGGCGGAGGCCGTCGAGTGGACCGAATCCAGTCAGGTCCAGATCGCGCAGCTGTTTGACCCCACCGGACACCTCGTCCCCACGCTGCACCTCGCCATCGACGACGCCACCGGCGACTCGGCGATCATCGAGTACACCGACGGCAAGCCGAAGGTCTACCACGGCCGCGAGTACCAGGTCATGACGAACTCCCCCACCTTCGACAAGCAGCTCGAGCTCGTCAAGGAGATCGACGGCCTGGGTGGCGACAAGCCGCTCCCCGGTTCGACGCTCGCCAGCGACCGTTTCGCGCGTGCCTCGTACTATGTGGCCCGCCAGGTGCAGCCCAAGACACAGATCGACGCGATCGCGGCGATGTTCAGCATCATCCGCAACGCCGCTCAGCCGTTCCGCACGCCGGAACCGGGTAAGCCCGACGCATCGCAGACGATCTGGCAGGTCGTCCTCGACCTGACGAACAAGCGCTACGCGTTCGAATCCACCACCCGCCCCAACATCGTCTGGGTCGACTTCGACGAGCTGGGCTTCGAGGAGGGGACCAAGGTGCAGAAGCTGAACCTGCTCGGCCGCCTCGCCCTCGAAGGCGGGCTCGCCGGCAACGTCAGCGCGGAGTTCACGGACGAGAGCAAGCTCATCGGCGGGCTGCGCGCAGCGGGTGTCGACGCCCTGGAGTGGGTCGCACGGGAGCAGGACGAGTTCGCGGCGGTGAAGAAGGCCGTCCAGCGCCTGGTCGGGCACAAGAAGAAGGCCGAGTGA
- a CDS encoding MFS transporter translates to MTSTDPIQLREPPRFSRDVAVHAWISVKALSDAGDAIWTIALAWTAVQITSPAVAGVIVAAGAVPRAVVLLFGGVLADRADARHVMIAFNAVRVAVLIGTAAWVLSHPPTVLVLLLAAVAFGICDAFYEPSAATIGRRLVRVDDLPAYSAVMQTATRLGTMGGAALGGFLVAYAGIAGSASLNALTFTLVIAFIAIWLRPRFALVRAARESALRGIVRGFAHLKEAPTTRTLVIALSGLNLAVGPATGIGIALRAHEEGWGAEAVGVLEALIGFGAALGALAVTKWRPRREALGGFGALVAQGAGIILVGAGPVWSSGIGCLLIGLTAGFASVLLSATFAATVDTAYLGRMSAITRLGDDVLMPLAMAAFGALAAATEIWIAFTVFGCALMAMMWFPLRNPRFRELTLRR, encoded by the coding sequence ATGACCTCCACCGATCCGATCCAATTGCGCGAGCCTCCGCGCTTCTCGCGGGACGTCGCCGTCCACGCGTGGATCTCGGTCAAGGCACTCTCGGATGCCGGAGACGCGATCTGGACAATTGCGCTGGCGTGGACGGCGGTGCAGATCACCTCCCCCGCCGTCGCCGGAGTCATCGTCGCAGCAGGTGCCGTCCCGCGCGCCGTCGTGCTCCTGTTCGGAGGGGTGCTCGCCGACCGTGCCGACGCACGTCACGTCATGATCGCGTTCAACGCCGTGCGCGTCGCTGTCCTCATCGGTACCGCGGCGTGGGTGCTGAGCCATCCGCCGACGGTGCTCGTCCTGCTGCTGGCGGCTGTGGCGTTCGGCATCTGCGACGCCTTCTACGAGCCGTCCGCGGCGACGATCGGTCGCCGGCTCGTGCGCGTCGATGACTTGCCGGCATACAGCGCGGTGATGCAGACGGCGACGAGACTGGGCACCATGGGCGGAGCTGCACTCGGCGGCTTCCTCGTGGCCTACGCCGGCATAGCCGGGAGCGCATCACTCAACGCGCTGACCTTCACGCTCGTCATCGCCTTCATCGCGATCTGGCTGCGCCCGCGCTTCGCGCTGGTCAGAGCGGCCCGCGAATCCGCGCTCCGCGGAATCGTCCGCGGCTTCGCCCACCTGAAGGAGGCGCCGACCACCCGCACGCTCGTCATCGCACTCTCTGGCCTCAATCTCGCCGTGGGGCCGGCCACCGGGATCGGGATCGCGCTGCGCGCGCATGAGGAGGGCTGGGGCGCGGAGGCGGTCGGGGTGCTGGAGGCGCTGATCGGGTTCGGCGCGGCATTGGGCGCCCTGGCGGTGACGAAGTGGCGCCCGCGGCGGGAGGCGCTGGGCGGCTTCGGAGCTCTCGTCGCCCAGGGTGCGGGCATCATCCTGGTGGGAGCGGGCCCGGTCTGGTCATCCGGCATCGGCTGCCTGCTCATCGGCCTCACCGCCGGCTTCGCCTCCGTGCTCCTGAGCGCGACGTTCGCCGCAACCGTCGACACCGCGTACCTCGGTCGGATGAGCGCGATCACCCGCCTCGGCGACGACGTGCTCATGCCGTTGGCGATGGCCGCTTTCGGTGCCCTCGCTGCGGCGACGGAGATCTGGATCGCCTTCACGGTGTTCGGATGCGCGCTCATGGCGATGATGTGGTTCCCGCTGCGCAACCCTCGATTCCGGGAGCTCACGCTCCGTCGCTGA
- a CDS encoding TerC family protein, giving the protein MNIPLWFEITAFAVLIVILVGDLMLVRLRPHIPSTKESSLWVAFYVTLALVFAALLYFIAGGQFAGEFLTGWALEYSLSIDNLFVFVLIMAQFSVPRRLQQQVLMIGIIIALVLRGIFILAGVAIIENFSPVFYLFGVFLIWTAIRQAMPEGDHDDEVKRENFVVRLIRRRVDISDEYDDGKLRTVVDGKKMWTPMIIVFVAIGVTDLMFAIDSIPAIFSITHDSFLVFTANIFALMGLRQLYFLLGDLLDRLRYLHYGIAVILGFIGVKLILHAMHVNELPFINGGEYIEWAPDIPIWLSLTVILVAMGAATIASLIASSRDKRRAVESTHPAPPTH; this is encoded by the coding sequence TTGAACATCCCGCTCTGGTTCGAGATCACCGCGTTCGCGGTGCTCATCGTCATCCTCGTCGGCGACCTCATGCTGGTCCGCCTTCGTCCGCACATCCCCTCGACGAAGGAATCCAGCCTCTGGGTGGCCTTCTACGTCACACTCGCGCTGGTGTTCGCCGCTCTGCTGTACTTCATCGCCGGCGGGCAGTTCGCCGGCGAGTTCCTCACCGGATGGGCGCTGGAGTACAGCCTGTCGATCGACAACCTCTTCGTGTTCGTCCTGATCATGGCTCAGTTCTCCGTGCCGCGTCGACTGCAGCAGCAGGTGCTGATGATCGGCATCATCATCGCCCTCGTGCTCCGAGGGATCTTCATCCTCGCCGGCGTCGCGATCATCGAGAACTTCTCCCCGGTGTTCTACCTGTTCGGCGTCTTCCTCATCTGGACGGCGATCCGCCAGGCCATGCCGGAGGGCGACCACGACGACGAGGTCAAGCGCGAGAACTTCGTCGTGCGTCTGATCCGTCGCCGCGTCGACATCAGTGACGAGTACGACGACGGGAAGCTGCGCACCGTGGTCGACGGCAAGAAGATGTGGACGCCGATGATCATCGTCTTCGTGGCGATCGGCGTGACGGATCTCATGTTCGCGATCGACTCGATCCCGGCGATCTTCAGCATCACGCACGACAGCTTCCTCGTTTTCACCGCGAACATCTTCGCCCTCATGGGACTGCGTCAGCTGTACTTCCTCCTCGGCGACCTGCTCGACCGGCTGCGCTACCTGCACTACGGCATCGCCGTGATCCTCGGCTTCATCGGCGTGAAGCTCATCCTCCACGCCATGCACGTCAACGAGCTGCCGTTCATCAACGGCGGAGAGTACATCGAATGGGCCCCGGACATCCCCATCTGGCTGTCGCTCACCGTCATCCTCGTCGCGATGGGCGCGGCCACGATCGCCAGCCTCATCGCCTCGTCGCGCGACAAGCGCCGCGCGGTGGAATCGACGCATCCGGCGCCCCCGACGCACTGA
- a CDS encoding DUF4349 domain-containing protein, giving the protein MNDKIPADASVELPELSEESIGRIEEAVFETIAAERTPAHTPTVIRRRPRRRAWLTGIGVAAAFAAGVVVTAPILTMTSTTTGSAVDATARHSDGARGGAEEMSAPDGVSLDAAGGVQTGVTDREIIAAASASLRVDDVRAAAEAVTALATDLGGYVETTDLTAVARTDERIVPRPDGRYGWISIRVPAETLTEAIEELGEVGEVASSSTSKQDVTAAAIDLRARIDAAEASVERLTELMAQSGSVSELIDAEMALTDRQAQLESYTQQLASLEDEVAMSSLQVELTERTSVAPAEPDGFADGLLAGWNGLIVSLNAVVVAIGFALPWLALIGVALAVFWLIRGARRRTHNREIS; this is encoded by the coding sequence ATGAACGACAAGATCCCCGCCGACGCCTCCGTCGAGCTGCCCGAACTCTCCGAGGAGAGCATCGGACGTATCGAGGAGGCCGTCTTCGAGACGATCGCCGCCGAGCGCACGCCGGCACACACGCCGACGGTGATCCGCCGACGCCCCCGTCGGCGCGCCTGGCTCACCGGTATCGGGGTCGCCGCCGCCTTTGCGGCCGGTGTCGTGGTGACGGCACCGATCCTGACGATGACCTCGACGACCACCGGGAGCGCGGTGGACGCGACGGCGCGGCATTCGGATGGCGCGCGAGGCGGAGCGGAGGAGATGAGCGCACCAGACGGCGTGTCGCTGGATGCCGCGGGCGGCGTGCAGACCGGTGTGACCGACCGCGAGATCATCGCCGCAGCGTCGGCATCGCTTCGTGTCGACGATGTCCGAGCAGCCGCAGAGGCCGTGACCGCCCTCGCGACAGACCTCGGCGGCTACGTCGAGACCACTGACCTGACCGCCGTCGCGCGGACGGATGAGCGGATCGTGCCGCGTCCCGACGGACGATACGGGTGGATCAGCATCCGCGTCCCCGCAGAGACCCTGACCGAAGCGATCGAGGAGCTGGGTGAGGTGGGCGAGGTCGCGTCCTCTTCGACATCGAAGCAGGATGTCACGGCAGCCGCGATCGACCTCCGCGCACGGATCGACGCGGCCGAGGCGTCCGTGGAACGGCTGACCGAGCTCATGGCCCAATCGGGCAGTGTCTCAGAGCTCATCGATGCCGAGATGGCTCTCACGGACCGACAGGCGCAGCTGGAGTCCTACACCCAGCAGCTCGCTTCTCTCGAGGACGAGGTCGCGATGTCCTCGCTGCAGGTCGAGCTGACCGAGCGGACGAGTGTCGCCCCCGCAGAGCCCGACGGTTTCGCGGACGGACTGCTCGCAGGGTGGAACGGCCTGATCGTCTCACTGAACGCCGTGGTCGTCGCGATCGGATTCGCGCTCCCGTGGCTCGCCCTGATCGGCGTCGCTCTGGCGGTGTTCTGGCTGATCCGAGGCGCGCGACGTCGAACCCACAACCGCGAGATCAGCTGA